From the genome of Acidobacteriota bacterium, one region includes:
- a CDS encoding coproporphyrinogen-III oxidase family protein gives MNSEALLSEISARRKNVPEKSLQIYLHIPFCTSKCHFCDWVDDIPVTQLRSGVSKRRQYVDSLRRQIEHWGPYLGEVGYKTTCIYWGGGTPTRLEAESFPLIQQSLESAFDLSSLSQHTLETTPSDLTPEKLEKLEEIGVDRLSIGVQSFDPDQLRRAGRAHSAEQAVEAIRLAKRSSIEDVNIDLISGFPEETLADFKRTLEIAVELEPTHVSVYSYRATPRTVMAVQTTRGVRHGLELDSMIESYELAQDVLTQAGYREYCFNYFAKEKKYEFEAGMYGYKLQGDIVGFGAGAESTLGTFSLLNEDTELDEYVEDPLGFDTVKPFSLERPEMFFPLFGAALMTEDGINFKRFQYLTGLPFSEAWQSPDIKAWFQYVENCGAKLSFEDDGIRSADRNIHRVYLKNLVYTLNPALVELT, from the coding sequence ATGAATTCCGAAGCTTTGCTAAGCGAGATCTCGGCCCGTCGAAAAAACGTGCCGGAGAAGAGTCTGCAGATCTACCTGCATATCCCTTTCTGCACCTCCAAGTGCCATTTCTGTGACTGGGTCGACGACATTCCCGTCACCCAGTTGCGCAGCGGCGTCAGCAAACGGCGCCAGTACGTCGACTCTCTGCGCCGTCAGATCGAGCACTGGGGTCCCTACCTGGGCGAGGTCGGCTACAAGACCACCTGCATCTACTGGGGAGGGGGGACGCCCACGCGCCTGGAAGCCGAGTCCTTTCCCCTCATCCAGCAATCGCTGGAATCGGCTTTCGACCTGAGTTCCTTGTCCCAGCACACCCTGGAGACCACGCCCAGCGACCTGACCCCTGAAAAGCTGGAGAAGCTGGAAGAGATCGGCGTCGACCGCTTGAGCATCGGGGTGCAGTCGTTCGATCCCGATCAACTGCGCCGGGCCGGCCGCGCCCATTCGGCCGAACAGGCCGTCGAGGCCATCCGGCTGGCCAAGCGGTCAAGCATCGAGGACGTCAACATCGACCTGATTTCAGGCTTCCCCGAGGAGACGTTGGCCGACTTCAAGAGGACTCTGGAAATCGCCGTCGAACTTGAACCCACCCACGTCAGCGTCTACTCCTACCGGGCTACGCCGCGTACGGTCATGGCCGTCCAGACCACCCGCGGGGTACGCCACGGATTGGAACTCGACTCCATGATCGAGTCCTATGAGCTGGCCCAGGACGTCCTCACCCAGGCGGGCTACCGCGAGTACTGCTTCAACTACTTCGCCAAAGAAAAGAAGTATGAGTTCGAGGCGGGGATGTACGGGTATAAGCTGCAAGGAGACATCGTGGGCTTCGGCGCCGGCGCCGAGTCGACCCTGGGCACTTTCTCCCTTCTCAACGAGGACACCGAACTCGACGAGTATGTCGAAGACCCCTTGGGATTCGACACCGTCAAGCCTTTCAGCCTGGAGAGGCCCGAGATGTTTTTCCCCCTATTCGGCGCCGCTCTGATGACCGAGGACGGGATCAACTTCAAGCGCTTCCAGTACCTGACGGGCCTGCCCTTCTCGGAGGCCTGGCAGAGTCCCGACATCAAAGCCTGGTTTCAATACGTGGAGAACTGCGGCGCCAAGCTTTCCTTCGAGGATGACGGCATCCGCAGCGCCGACCGCAACATTCACCGCGTTTACCTCAAAAACCTGGTCTACACGCTGAATCCCGCACTGGTGGAGCTGACCTGA